In Candidatus Desulforudis audaxviator MP104C, a genomic segment contains:
- a CDS encoding GspE/PulE family protein, whose translation MAEAKTSKKQLGEQLIERALITREQLWEALRIQSKTGDKLGVILVGMGLVSQDEINDILGLAPTVSLESIDPDLLKTVPEQLIRKYMAIPVKKEGRKLTLALADPTNILAIDDFRLILGCEVEPVKMAQEDIEAALQKHFGIPQFDKAFEEFDLEVAAEEEEPEEESLVDDAPVVRLVNSLFLQAIEMKASDIHIEPQETGLRIRYRVDGLLREVAHLPKKIRPAVISRVKIMSEMDIAEKRVPQDGRIPLKFGTKEIDMRVSTLPTAYGEKVVSRLLDKSGMQNYRIEQLGFHPDNLRKFQSALRNAYGMLLITGPTGSGKTTTLYAALNQLNTPERNITTIEDPIEYMLRGINQTQVNVKAGMTFAAGLRSILRQDPDIVMVGEIRDRETADIAVRAAVTGHLVMSTLHTNDAASAVNRLVDMGVEPFMVSASLLGVVAQRLVRRLCTTCKEAYPLPEHDPVRQFLGCDSADAVTLYRGRGCNRCGQSGYRGRVALHEVFIVGSELRPLISANVPADQLKQKAVQHGMITLKQDGVYKVLEGLTTVDEVMRVAYIGEDE comes from the coding sequence GTGGCGGAGGCAAAGACTTCCAAGAAGCAACTCGGGGAACAACTTATTGAAAGAGCTCTGATCACCAGGGAACAGCTCTGGGAAGCCCTGCGGATTCAGTCCAAGACCGGCGACAAGCTGGGCGTCATTCTGGTCGGGATGGGTTTGGTCTCCCAGGACGAGATCAACGACATTCTGGGCTTGGCTCCCACCGTGTCCCTGGAGTCGATCGACCCTGATTTGCTGAAGACTGTACCGGAACAACTTATCCGGAAATATATGGCCATCCCGGTGAAGAAAGAAGGACGTAAACTGACACTAGCCTTGGCCGACCCGACAAACATCCTGGCGATAGATGATTTCCGCCTGATTCTGGGGTGCGAGGTGGAACCGGTGAAGATGGCGCAGGAAGACATCGAGGCGGCGCTGCAGAAACACTTCGGCATCCCGCAGTTTGACAAAGCTTTCGAGGAATTTGACCTGGAAGTGGCCGCGGAGGAGGAAGAGCCGGAAGAGGAAAGCCTGGTCGACGACGCCCCCGTGGTGCGGTTGGTGAATTCCCTGTTCCTGCAAGCCATCGAAATGAAAGCCAGCGACATCCATATCGAACCCCAGGAGACCGGACTCCGGATCAGGTACCGGGTGGACGGCCTGCTGCGGGAGGTCGCCCACCTGCCCAAGAAGATCCGCCCCGCCGTCATCTCTCGTGTCAAGATTATGTCCGAAATGGACATCGCCGAGAAAAGGGTGCCCCAGGACGGCCGTATCCCACTCAAGTTTGGGACCAAAGAGATCGACATGCGTGTGTCAACCCTGCCGACGGCTTACGGAGAGAAAGTGGTCAGCCGCCTGCTGGACAAGTCGGGTATGCAGAACTACCGAATCGAACAGCTCGGCTTTCACCCGGACAACCTCAGGAAGTTCCAGTCGGCTCTTCGCAATGCTTACGGGATGTTGCTGATCACCGGCCCCACGGGAAGCGGCAAAACCACCACCCTCTATGCCGCCCTCAACCAACTGAACACCCCGGAGAGGAATATCACCACGATTGAAGACCCGATTGAGTACATGTTGCGGGGCATCAACCAGACACAGGTGAACGTCAAGGCCGGAATGACCTTCGCCGCCGGGCTTCGCTCGATTCTGCGGCAGGACCCGGACATCGTGATGGTCGGAGAGATCCGCGACCGGGAGACGGCTGACATCGCCGTGCGGGCGGCGGTAACCGGCCACCTGGTGATGTCAACGCTACATACCAACGACGCCGCCAGCGCGGTAAACCGCCTGGTGGATATGGGCGTGGAGCCTTTTATGGTCTCGGCCTCCCTGCTCGGGGTGGTGGCCCAGCGTCTGGTGCGCCGCCTTTGCACAACATGCAAGGAGGCCTACCCGCTGCCGGAGCACGATCCGGTGCGCCAGTTCCTCGGCTGCGACTCTGCCGATGCGGTGACGCTCTACCGGGGCCGGGGCTGTAACCGGTGCGGCCAATCCGGGTACCGGGGCCGGGTGGCTCTGCACGAGGTGTTCATCGTCGGGTCCGAACTCCGTCCCCTGATTTCGGCCAACGTGCCCGCCGACCAGCTTAAGCAGAAAGCGGTTCAGCACGGGATGATCACCTTGAAACAGGACGGAGTGTATAAGGTGCTGGAGGGCCTGACCACCGTGGACGAAGTTATGCGCGTGGCCTACATCGGTGAGGATGAGTAG
- a CDS encoding type IV pilus twitching motility protein PilT — translation MQIDEILRLAFKLGVSDVHLTVDSPPAFRLHGALLPFDAPEWQGRLEIDPSYVRALTPADTDGLARQLIAPERYNDFLRVGDLDFSYAIEGVGRFRVNAYKQKGNVALALRLINSRILSFSELGLPEILAYLSRRPRGMVLVTGPTGSGKSTTLASMIDLINRERHDHIITLEDPIEFVHVHKKCRVNQREIGLDTGSFASALRAAMREDPDVILVGEMRDPETVGIALTAAETGHLVLATLHTSSAAQTIDRIIDVFPPHQQQQIRVQLANTIQGVVAQQLIPRIDKPGRVAAIEIMVATPAIRNLIREGKTYQIISQIQTGAKYGMQSLDMSLRTLYQKNMISKQEALNRAADPESLRKMIEE, via the coding sequence ATGCAGATAGACGAGATTCTAAGACTGGCCTTCAAACTGGGCGTGTCCGACGTGCACCTGACGGTGGATAGCCCGCCGGCCTTCCGCCTGCACGGCGCCCTCCTGCCGTTTGATGCTCCGGAATGGCAGGGGCGGCTGGAAATCGACCCATCGTACGTGCGGGCCTTGACTCCGGCCGATACCGACGGGCTGGCCCGGCAACTCATCGCTCCGGAGCGGTACAATGACTTTCTCCGGGTCGGGGATTTGGACTTTTCGTACGCTATCGAGGGCGTGGGGCGCTTCCGGGTGAACGCGTACAAGCAGAAGGGCAACGTGGCGTTGGCGCTCCGCCTGATCAACTCCAGGATTCTGTCATTCAGCGAACTCGGCCTGCCGGAAATTCTGGCCTACCTGTCCCGCCGGCCCCGGGGTATGGTCCTGGTGACCGGTCCCACCGGCAGCGGCAAGTCGACCACCCTGGCGTCCATGATTGACCTGATCAACCGGGAGCGGCACGACCACATCATCACCCTGGAAGACCCGATCGAGTTTGTGCACGTGCACAAGAAATGCCGGGTCAACCAGCGGGAGATCGGACTGGATACCGGATCCTTCGCCAGCGCCCTGCGCGCCGCTATGCGCGAGGACCCCGACGTCATCCTGGTGGGTGAAATGCGCGACCCGGAGACGGTCGGGATCGCCCTGACGGCGGCCGAGACCGGCCACCTGGTTTTGGCTACCCTGCACACCTCCAGCGCGGCCCAGACCATCGATCGGATCATCGATGTCTTCCCCCCGCACCAGCAGCAGCAGATCCGGGTTCAACTGGCCAACACGATCCAGGGAGTGGTCGCGCAGCAACTCATCCCCCGGATCGACAAGCCGGGACGGGTGGCGGCCATTGAAATCATGGTGGCCACGCCGGCAATACGAAACCTGATTCGCGAAGGCAAGACCTACCAGATCATCAGCCAGATTCAGACCGGGGCGAAGTACGGAATGCAGTCGCTGGATATGAGCCTGCGCACGCTGTACCAGAAGAACATGATCAGCAAGCAGGAGGCCCTGAACCGGGCGGCTGACCCGGAGAGTCTCAGGAAGATGATCGAGGAGTGA